The Candidatus Krumholzibacteriia bacterium genome window below encodes:
- a CDS encoding insulinase family protein produces the protein MNTRRFFLAALAGLLLLPGLAAAKKWEKIKSPTLHPIQPPAVQRQALDNGIQLFVLEDHDLPLFRMTLVLRAGEAYAPAEQRGLPGITAEVLRSGGTKSLAGDALDEWLESRGASIETSTGNLTTEISVNALVEDSERVLEIVRDLLLEPAYPEDKLQLALTQARSGIARRNDDPSSIADREFQKILWGADHPFAAQMEYEHLARIGRDDLLAFHKKWYHPGDASLALWGDFNKDEIVATVQRLLGAWPKVTVQQPPIPATPEVHASVNLVAKESVTQSNIRLGHKGIKADNPDYYPLLVMNELLGGGLGSRLFNEVRSRQGLAYRVGSQLGAELAYPGMFRVVCGTKSETTVKAARACIEEVKRMKNTPVTDAELKRAKDGLLNSYVFNFADKGGIVTRQMNYARWGYPPDFLERFPQEVAKVTVADVQRVANSFLQPENFALLVVGKPADFDEALDGLGKVNTIDITIPEPKVAAFPAATPATLQKGKEVLAQAAKATGGVELLAKVNNLTESQDLQLSVMGNKMQAKSNRFVQYPGNVRLEIEVMGQTMVQVYNREQKAGFRKGMGQTKTLDEAEMQDFEDNLARELVAFLRDYESYKPQYLEDSEVQGAATEVILLTPPRGGKQFKAYVNKSTHLVVKLDYRSKSFQGNPVEAQMFLSEYKAVGGIKLPQKTVILQDGQPFLEAATSKVSITEPIPAEKFAKVES, from the coding sequence ATGAATACCAGACGATTCTTCCTGGCAGCGCTCGCGGGGCTCCTGCTCCTGCCAGGCCTCGCCGCCGCCAAGAAGTGGGAGAAGATCAAGTCCCCCACGCTCCACCCCATCCAGCCGCCGGCGGTGCAACGGCAGGCGCTGGACAATGGCATCCAGCTCTTCGTGCTGGAGGACCACGATCTGCCCCTCTTCCGCATGACCCTGGTGCTCCGCGCCGGCGAGGCCTACGCCCCGGCGGAGCAGCGCGGCCTTCCGGGTATCACCGCCGAGGTGCTGCGTTCCGGCGGCACGAAATCCCTCGCCGGTGACGCCCTGGACGAGTGGCTCGAGAGCCGTGGCGCCTCCATCGAGACCTCCACCGGGAATCTCACCACGGAGATCAGCGTCAACGCCCTGGTGGAGGACAGCGAGCGCGTCCTCGAGATCGTCCGTGATCTGCTTCTCGAACCGGCTTATCCCGAGGACAAGCTGCAGCTGGCGCTGACGCAGGCCCGTTCCGGCATCGCGCGGCGCAACGACGACCCCAGCTCGATCGCAGACCGCGAGTTCCAGAAGATCCTCTGGGGCGCCGACCACCCGTTCGCGGCACAAATGGAGTACGAACACCTGGCGCGCATCGGCCGCGACGACCTGCTCGCCTTCCACAAGAAGTGGTACCACCCGGGCGATGCGTCCTTGGCCCTCTGGGGCGACTTCAACAAGGACGAGATCGTCGCCACCGTGCAGCGCCTGCTCGGGGCTTGGCCCAAGGTCACAGTGCAGCAACCTCCCATTCCGGCGACCCCGGAGGTGCACGCCTCGGTGAATCTGGTGGCCAAGGAGAGCGTCACTCAGTCCAACATCCGCCTCGGTCACAAGGGCATCAAGGCGGACAACCCAGACTACTATCCGCTGCTGGTGATGAACGAGCTCCTGGGCGGCGGCCTCGGTTCGCGCCTCTTCAACGAGGTGCGCTCCCGACAGGGTCTGGCCTATCGCGTCGGCAGCCAACTCGGCGCCGAGCTCGCTTACCCCGGCATGTTCCGCGTCGTCTGTGGCACCAAGTCGGAGACCACGGTGAAAGCCGCCCGCGCCTGCATCGAGGAAGTGAAGCGGATGAAGAACACGCCGGTCACCGACGCCGAGCTGAAGCGCGCCAAGGACGGCTTGCTCAACTCCTACGTCTTCAACTTCGCCGACAAGGGGGGCATCGTCACCCGGCAGATGAACTACGCCCGTTGGGGCTATCCGCCGGACTTCCTCGAACGCTTCCCCCAGGAAGTGGCGAAGGTCACGGTCGCCGACGTGCAACGGGTCGCCAACAGCTTCCTGCAGCCGGAGAACTTCGCCCTGCTGGTGGTGGGCAAGCCCGCCGACTTCGACGAAGCCCTCGATGGCCTGGGCAAGGTGAACACGATCGACATCACCATCCCGGAGCCCAAGGTGGCCGCCTTCCCCGCCGCCACGCCGGCGACGCTGCAGAAAGGCAAAGAGGTGCTGGCCCAGGCCGCCAAAGCCACGGGCGGTGTCGAGCTGCTGGCCAAGGTCAACAACCTGACCGAGTCCCAAGACCTGCAGCTCAGCGTCATGGGCAACAAGATGCAGGCGAAGTCGAACCGCTTCGTCCAGTACCCCGGCAACGTGCGCCTCGAGATCGAGGTCATGGGACAGACGATGGTGCAGGTCTACAACCGCGAGCAGAAGGCCGGTTTCCGCAAGGGCATGGGGCAGACGAAGACGCTGGACGAAGCGGAGATGCAGGATTTCGAGGACAATCTGGCGCGGGAGCTCGTGGCTTTCCTGCGCGACTACGAGAGCTACAAGCCCCAGTACCTGGAGGACAGCGAGGTGCAGGGGGCGGCGACCGAGGTGATTCTGCTCACCCCGCCACGGGGCGGCAAGCAGTTCAAGGCCTACGTAAACAAGAGCACCCATCTCGTCGTGAAGTTGGACTACCGCAGCAAGAGCTTCCAGGGCAACCCGGTGGAGGCGCAGATGTTCCTGAGCGAGTACAAGGCCGTGGGCGGGATCAAGCTACCGCAAAAGACGGTGATCCTGCAGGACGGCCAGCCGTTCCTGGAAGCGGCGACCTCGAAGGTCTCCATCACCGAGCCGATCCCGGCGGAGAAGTTCGCCAAGGTCGAGAGCTGA
- a CDS encoding EVE domain-containing protein: MRYWLLKADPGAYGFADLERERRAVWDGVSNPVALKNMREVRKGDAALVYHTGDEKAVVGLARVVSDPSPDPANARLVVFALEPVKRLASPVSLAAVKADPRFQDFPLVRQPRLSVLPVPPDLWKLLMRMAGEKV, translated from the coding sequence GTGCGGTACTGGTTGCTCAAGGCCGATCCTGGCGCCTACGGCTTCGCCGACCTCGAGCGCGAGCGGCGTGCGGTCTGGGACGGCGTCTCCAACCCGGTAGCGCTCAAGAACATGCGCGAAGTCCGCAAGGGCGACGCCGCGCTCGTCTACCACACCGGCGACGAGAAAGCCGTCGTCGGTCTGGCGCGGGTCGTTTCCGATCCCTCGCCCGATCCGGCGAACGCGCGTCTCGTTGTCTTCGCCCTCGAGCCGGTGAAACGCCTGGCGAGTCCCGTGTCGCTCGCCGCGGTGAAAGCAGACCCTCGTTTCCAAGACTTCCCGCTGGTGCGCCAACCCCGGCTCTCGGTGCTGCCGGTGCCTCCCGATCTCTGGAAGCTCCTCATGAGAATGGCGGGGGAGAAGGTCTGA
- a CDS encoding DegQ family serine endoprotease → MSRARRWLGLGAVGALSALLALGASTVFWSRSTSGVHADPAPTASRTQEALDAAQNLSLAFEQVASTIRPSVVSINSTKRVHNRQGQMGDMPFREFFGDDWYQRFFGPGRDFEARGLGTGVIIGSDGTILTNNHVVDGADEVTVQLADETKFTAKVVGTDPKTDLAVLRIDAKNLQPAKLGDSEALKIGEWVLAAGNPFGLTASISAGIVSAKGRNDVGVADYTDFIQTDAAINPGNSGGPLVNLRGEVVGINTAIYTQTGGYMGIGFAIPMNMAKTIMTSLIQEGRVVRGWLGVQIQNLDEDLAKSFRYEGTDGVLVSQVMPRTPASQAGMQDEDIITRFGGKKVGNVTELRTLVAATRPGTSAEVEVWRDGRNKTLRVKVDEQESAESERPHAEPASLDLGLSVRTLTPERARRAGLEEETDGVLVTEVEPLSAASKAGLREGDIILSVQGKQVATVEAFDAAIAKADLDSGARLAVRRGNGKQILVLKSERNAPRG, encoded by the coding sequence ATGAGCCGTGCACGTCGCTGGTTGGGCCTCGGAGCGGTCGGCGCCTTGAGCGCCCTTCTCGCCCTGGGCGCCAGCACAGTCTTTTGGTCGCGCTCCACGAGCGGAGTCCATGCCGATCCGGCCCCCACCGCGAGCCGGACGCAGGAGGCCCTCGACGCGGCGCAGAACTTGTCCCTCGCCTTCGAACAAGTCGCCTCGACGATTCGCCCCTCCGTGGTGAGCATCAACTCGACGAAGCGGGTGCACAACCGCCAGGGTCAGATGGGCGACATGCCCTTCCGCGAGTTCTTCGGCGACGATTGGTACCAGCGCTTCTTCGGCCCCGGGCGGGACTTCGAGGCCCGCGGCCTCGGCACCGGCGTCATCATCGGCTCGGACGGCACCATCCTCACCAACAACCACGTGGTGGATGGCGCCGACGAGGTGACGGTGCAGCTCGCCGACGAAACCAAGTTCACCGCCAAGGTCGTCGGCACCGATCCGAAGACGGACCTGGCAGTGCTGCGGATCGATGCCAAGAACCTGCAACCCGCCAAGCTCGGCGATTCGGAAGCGCTCAAGATCGGCGAGTGGGTGCTGGCGGCGGGCAATCCTTTCGGCCTGACCGCCTCCATCAGCGCCGGCATCGTCAGCGCCAAGGGGCGGAACGACGTGGGCGTCGCCGACTACACCGACTTCATCCAGACCGACGCGGCGATCAACCCCGGCAACAGCGGCGGTCCCCTGGTGAACCTGCGCGGTGAGGTGGTGGGCATCAATACCGCCATCTACACCCAAACCGGCGGTTACATGGGCATCGGTTTCGCCATCCCCATGAACATGGCGAAGACGATCATGACCAGCCTCATCCAGGAAGGCCGCGTGGTTCGCGGCTGGCTGGGCGTGCAGATCCAGAACCTCGACGAGGACCTGGCCAAGTCCTTCCGCTACGAAGGCACGGACGGGGTCCTGGTGAGCCAGGTGATGCCTCGGACTCCGGCGTCGCAAGCCGGCATGCAAGACGAGGACATCATCACCCGCTTCGGCGGCAAGAAGGTCGGCAACGTGACCGAGCTGCGCACCTTGGTGGCGGCGACGCGCCCCGGCACCAGCGCCGAGGTCGAGGTGTGGCGGGACGGCCGCAACAAGACGCTGCGCGTCAAGGTGGACGAACAGGAGAGCGCCGAGAGCGAGCGCCCGCACGCCGAGCCGGCGTCCCTGGATCTCGGACTCTCCGTCCGCACGCTCACCCCGGAGCGGGCGCGCCGCGCGGGTCTGGAAGAGGAGACCGACGGCGTCCTGGTCACCGAGGTGGAACCGCTGAGCGCGGCGAGCAAGGCGGGCCTGCGCGAGGGTGACATCATCCTGTCCGTGCAGGGCAAGCAGGTGGCGACGGTGGAAGCCTTCGACGCTGCCATCGCCAAGGCGGACCTCGACAGCGGGGCCCGGCTCGCGGTGCGCCGCGGCAACGGCAAGCAGATCCTCGTGCTCAAGTCGGAGCGCAACGCTCCACGCGGCTGA
- a CDS encoding sigma-70 family RNA polymerase sigma factor: MDLTTLLQRCRDGDELAWEALVRQHQSRVYALALHYVGNAEEARDVAQEIFIRIYRNLGRCDDAAHFLPWMIRISRNACIDHLRRRQARPPGRDVPAEEAPLLATSEPAPDEAWHAKSRRRLLHLALQALGELSREVLLLREIQGLSVEETARLLNVPEGTVKSRANRARVELARKVLALSGGQYGRDGAQ; the protein is encoded by the coding sequence ATGGATCTGACGACGCTCCTCCAGCGCTGCCGGGACGGCGACGAACTCGCCTGGGAAGCGCTGGTGCGGCAACACCAGTCCCGCGTTTACGCCCTGGCGCTCCACTACGTGGGCAACGCCGAGGAGGCGCGCGACGTGGCGCAGGAGATCTTCATCCGCATCTACCGGAACCTGGGGCGCTGCGACGACGCCGCGCACTTCCTGCCCTGGATGATCCGCATCTCCCGCAACGCCTGCATCGATCATCTGCGCCGGCGTCAGGCCCGGCCGCCGGGGCGCGACGTGCCGGCGGAGGAAGCGCCGCTGCTCGCGACCAGCGAGCCGGCGCCGGACGAGGCCTGGCACGCCAAGAGCCGGCGTCGCCTGCTGCACCTGGCGCTGCAGGCACTGGGCGAGCTCAGCCGCGAGGTCCTCCTGTTGCGCGAAATCCAGGGCCTCTCGGTGGAAGAGACTGCGCGCCTCCTCAACGTCCCGGAGGGGACCGTGAAGTCGCGGGCGAATCGAGCCCGCGTGGAGCTGGCGCGGAAGGTGTTGGCGCTCTCCGGCGGCCAGTACGGCCGCGACGGGGCGCAGTGA
- a CDS encoding zf-HC2 domain-containing protein — MDCAHFEQRLEALLAGALDPPERALLEQHRAGCERCDRLWASFQEETVPGRDAPTDAFVSILLERTSGAPCGRAQESLPGWVDGALSPDDAGLIAMHLQHCSGCAALAAAVATLRLELPSLAETEPGPEFTTQVLASTQALQRRRTAVGTRWLDTWQHLLQRPRFALEFATAACFLLMLLCALPFSPFRPLPQQALAAIRLDGGGLLIAATSRVGPALQSTAHRAWAGTAGRIETALAAKGRALTDEHGTTAWGVVRADLSEARAGIESRNFPRFSQALHELGGDLRRLWAGSSVPAAAPAGGSTPEDPR; from the coding sequence ATGGATTGCGCTCACTTCGAACAGCGGTTGGAGGCGCTACTCGCCGGTGCGCTCGACCCCCCGGAGCGCGCTCTGCTGGAGCAGCACCGTGCGGGCTGCGAACGATGCGACCGCCTGTGGGCGTCGTTCCAGGAAGAGACCGTCCCGGGGCGCGACGCGCCGACGGACGCCTTCGTCTCCATTTTGTTGGAGCGGACCTCCGGCGCTCCGTGTGGTCGGGCGCAGGAGTCGCTGCCGGGCTGGGTGGACGGCGCGCTTTCACCGGACGACGCCGGGCTGATCGCAATGCATTTGCAGCACTGCTCGGGCTGCGCCGCCCTCGCGGCGGCTGTCGCGACGCTGCGGCTCGAGCTCCCCTCTCTGGCGGAGACCGAGCCGGGGCCCGAGTTCACCACCCAAGTACTGGCTTCGACGCAGGCGCTGCAGCGGCGACGCACGGCGGTGGGCACGCGCTGGCTCGACACCTGGCAGCACTTGCTGCAGCGCCCGCGTTTCGCTCTCGAGTTCGCCACCGCCGCCTGCTTCCTCCTCATGCTGCTCTGCGCGCTGCCCTTCTCGCCCTTCCGGCCGCTGCCACAACAGGCCCTCGCAGCCATCCGCCTGGATGGCGGCGGCCTCCTCATCGCTGCGACCTCGCGCGTGGGCCCGGCGCTGCAAAGCACCGCGCACCGCGCTTGGGCAGGAACGGCCGGCAGGATCGAGACAGCTCTCGCGGCCAAGGGTCGCGCCCTCACCGACGAGCACGGCACGACGGCCTGGGGCGTCGTGCGTGCCGACCTGTCGGAGGCGCGGGCTGGCATCGAGAGCCGCAACTTCCCGCGCTTTTCTCAAGCCCTGCACGAGCTGGGCGGGGATCTGCGCCGGCTGTGGGCGGGCAGCTCGGTGCCTGCCGCGGCGCCAGCAGGGGGATCGACGCCGGAGGATCCACGATGA
- a CDS encoding DUF5668 domain-containing protein, whose amino-acid sequence MNGMENEGTGSGQEERRTERPTANQETKPPAGRWIPTNDPRRKNVALATIMSAFPGLGHIYVGYYQLGFTHILIFASLVTILSKGAGGLEPLFGLSLAFFILYNIVDGARRASLYNLALDSGGQMPELELPRNRGSMAGGIFLVGLGVLILLHTRFDMDMYWLEEWWPLGLIGLGAWLVYTGRKNRARSGMP is encoded by the coding sequence ATGAACGGGATGGAGAACGAGGGCACGGGGAGCGGCCAGGAGGAACGGCGAACGGAACGCCCGACCGCGAACCAGGAGACCAAGCCGCCGGCAGGACGCTGGATTCCAACGAACGACCCGCGGCGGAAGAACGTGGCGCTGGCCACGATCATGTCGGCTTTCCCGGGGCTGGGCCACATCTATGTCGGTTACTACCAGCTCGGGTTCACCCACATCCTGATCTTCGCCTCCCTGGTCACCATCCTCTCCAAGGGTGCTGGCGGTCTCGAACCGTTGTTCGGCCTCTCCCTGGCTTTCTTCATCCTCTACAACATCGTGGACGGGGCCCGGCGTGCTTCCCTCTACAACCTGGCGCTCGATTCGGGAGGCCAGATGCCGGAGCTGGAGTTGCCACGCAACCGGGGCTCGATGGCAGGGGGCATCTTCCTCGTCGGCCTCGGCGTGCTCATCCTCCTGCACACCCGCTTCGACATGGACATGTACTGGCTCGAGGAGTGGTGGCCCCTCGGCCTCATCGGACTCGGCGCTTGGTTGGTCTACACGGGGCGGAAGAACCGGGCTCGTTCCGGAATGCCCTGA
- a CDS encoding BrxA/BrxB family bacilliredoxin, which yields MPYDPVLVQPMREELTRIGVRELRTSQDVDAFMNEKSGTTLLVVNSVCGCAAGQARPGVRLALQNEVKPDRVATVFAGQDLEATARVRSFFAQFPPSSPSLALFKDGEVVHFVPRHAIEGRDAMSLANDLVAAFHKYCKTTAAR from the coding sequence ATGCCCTACGATCCGGTTCTCGTGCAACCCATGCGTGAGGAGCTGACGCGCATCGGCGTGCGCGAGTTGCGCACGTCGCAAGACGTGGACGCGTTCATGAACGAGAAGAGCGGCACCACCTTGCTGGTGGTCAACTCCGTCTGCGGCTGCGCCGCCGGTCAAGCACGGCCGGGAGTGCGGCTGGCGTTGCAGAACGAGGTCAAGCCCGACCGGGTGGCTACGGTTTTCGCCGGCCAGGATCTGGAGGCGACGGCGCGGGTCCGCAGCTTCTTCGCCCAGTTTCCGCCCAGCAGCCCGTCCCTGGCGCTGTTCAAGGACGGCGAGGTAGTGCACTTCGTGCCGCGCCACGCCATCGAGGGGCGCGATGCCATGAGCCTGGCCAACGACCTGGTGGCGGCGTTTCACAAGTATTGCAAGACCACCGCGGCGCGCTGA
- a CDS encoding FlgD immunoglobulin-like domain containing protein, whose amino-acid sequence MLQRYTRVSCACVGMVLLLASVAAARPTGQRHQVADPTPYVDILGDIEGTEPAPSKALSDTVWIADWDFEGGFPCVDAGWTRVDNHILNDGIHYWTVNSAFTGVGGITGNAAGLGYVNNLCCAEPAGYDNDWYQAIRITYSGSGFVSFNYLLDSEGGFDFLQVETDSLCGSFSRVNFATDPSANAAAYRTVQHSASGYDTGGVVDSVTVPSYGPGTHCVYLAFFSDGGYSPCDGLQPSSLGRALVVDNITLVGVTNPVTEGFEGTLNPRVSFLNIQDSKPFGQWARIFQHVTDNDFCTENKSCAWLWTDHITPTLANDPSMAFAPDGYVIRNWLDNTIVSPWVSLASTPTATGTVLRFRRFPGNFFSQSRIVQNWSVRAQSTVSGQNCISGWGHASQWNSLSFFGWVTLNFDMTPEFPPNAQSIQVRHRTSDWQWLVGVPPPATFVPGPGPYIDNTRIGRRILGGPVINEGIDARSQAQDCFPTEPHPDVTPGTGEHFRPSTDRFGTAAFSIGTELGINNTSPNLITGDSVSVEVTDARNAGGITSVQWYGAITSGPHAGKAPAPWTVGPNGFFSVTVDTVRSSNGAALDGFFFVDLDDTYFRGGDQLHYLWLAQDALGGVSSDPAGLTSVPASVAEANQATGGMLEVSFLPAINWSQSYLNRIAADPHGDLDPTPAELTASTQRNCILYAQMVNSRRRGGVVNRTSFMYNLDRLGYQGHYDVYDHTGLGNTNNQLGGRGRVQQAQGYNLIVYDLGNSGPTGWLMPDGSDLDAQKVDQAGWFRSWLNQVPASTAGFGTLWVLGANALEERPTAPLYATDMAVVMNATAQNADPYPLVRGQASFTNSEGCVTAFTGDEWRLDGGCPVSRDYDALGVSGTGVVTHSYRDPRTGQAVNAGAIVMRANAAQSWNTILQSHPWFDFARKPGNPPTGTSPEQVLLQKVLNCALPPACLQSPSTTDVPGSDEIAVPRQTALHQNVPNPFNPTTTIRFDLAADGPVALRIYDVAGRLVRTLINGPGKAGGNQAVTWDGLNESGERVSSGIYFYRLEAGSQSFNRKMVVMK is encoded by the coding sequence ATGCTGCAGAGATACACTCGTGTCTCTTGCGCCTGCGTCGGGATGGTCCTTTTGCTCGCCAGTGTCGCCGCGGCCCGTCCCACCGGCCAGCGTCACCAGGTGGCTGATCCGACTCCCTACGTGGACATCCTCGGGGACATCGAGGGTACCGAGCCTGCACCTTCCAAAGCGCTGTCGGACACAGTGTGGATCGCCGACTGGGACTTCGAAGGCGGCTTCCCCTGCGTCGACGCCGGCTGGACCCGAGTCGACAACCATATTCTCAACGATGGCATCCATTACTGGACCGTGAACAGCGCCTTCACCGGCGTCGGCGGAATCACTGGCAACGCCGCGGGGCTCGGCTATGTGAACAACCTCTGTTGTGCCGAACCGGCGGGCTACGACAACGACTGGTATCAGGCCATCCGCATCACTTATTCCGGCTCTGGCTTCGTGTCCTTCAACTATCTCCTGGATTCGGAGGGCGGCTTCGACTTCCTGCAGGTCGAGACCGATTCTCTCTGTGGTTCCTTCAGCCGCGTCAACTTCGCTACCGATCCGAGCGCCAACGCAGCCGCCTACCGCACCGTCCAGCACTCCGCCTCGGGCTACGACACCGGCGGCGTCGTGGACTCGGTGACGGTGCCGAGCTACGGCCCCGGCACCCACTGCGTCTACCTGGCCTTCTTCTCCGACGGCGGCTACTCACCCTGCGATGGCTTGCAGCCCTCTTCTCTGGGCAGGGCCTTGGTGGTGGACAACATCACCCTCGTCGGGGTCACGAACCCGGTGACCGAAGGTTTCGAGGGCACGCTGAACCCCCGCGTTTCCTTCCTCAATATCCAGGACAGCAAGCCCTTCGGCCAGTGGGCCCGGATCTTCCAGCACGTCACCGACAACGACTTCTGCACCGAGAACAAGTCCTGCGCCTGGCTATGGACGGATCACATCACCCCCACCCTGGCCAACGATCCGAGCATGGCCTTCGCGCCTGATGGCTATGTCATCCGCAACTGGCTCGACAACACCATCGTCAGCCCATGGGTGAGCCTGGCCTCGACGCCGACGGCGACGGGCACGGTGCTGCGCTTCCGTCGCTTCCCCGGCAACTTCTTCTCCCAGAGCCGCATCGTGCAGAACTGGTCGGTCCGGGCCCAGAGCACCGTGAGCGGGCAGAACTGCATCAGCGGCTGGGGCCACGCTTCGCAGTGGAACTCCCTCTCCTTCTTCGGTTGGGTCACGCTCAACTTCGACATGACTCCGGAGTTCCCGCCCAACGCGCAAAGCATCCAAGTGCGGCACCGCACCTCCGATTGGCAGTGGCTCGTGGGCGTGCCGCCACCGGCGACTTTCGTCCCCGGCCCGGGGCCGTACATCGACAACACCCGCATCGGCCGCCGGATTCTGGGCGGACCGGTGATCAACGAAGGCATCGACGCGCGCTCGCAGGCGCAGGACTGCTTCCCCACCGAGCCGCACCCTGATGTCACCCCGGGCACGGGAGAGCACTTCCGTCCCAGCACGGACCGCTTCGGGACGGCGGCCTTCTCCATCGGCACAGAGTTGGGGATCAACAACACCAGCCCGAACCTCATCACCGGGGACTCGGTGAGCGTCGAGGTGACGGATGCACGCAACGCCGGGGGCATCACCAGCGTGCAGTGGTATGGCGCCATCACCAGCGGCCCGCACGCGGGCAAGGCGCCGGCGCCGTGGACCGTCGGCCCCAACGGCTTCTTCTCCGTGACCGTGGACACGGTGCGCAGCAGCAATGGCGCCGCCCTCGACGGCTTCTTCTTCGTCGATCTCGACGACACCTACTTCCGCGGCGGCGACCAGCTCCACTACCTCTGGCTGGCCCAGGACGCCCTCGGCGGCGTGAGCTCGGATCCCGCCGGCCTGACCAGCGTGCCGGCGTCGGTGGCGGAGGCCAACCAGGCCACCGGCGGCATGCTCGAGGTCAGCTTCCTCCCGGCCATCAACTGGTCGCAGTCCTACCTGAACCGCATCGCCGCCGATCCGCACGGCGACCTCGACCCGACGCCGGCGGAACTGACGGCCTCGACGCAACGAAACTGCATCCTGTACGCCCAGATGGTGAACTCACGCCGCCGGGGCGGCGTGGTGAACCGCACCTCTTTCATGTACAACCTCGACCGCCTGGGCTATCAGGGTCACTACGACGTCTATGACCACACCGGGCTCGGGAACACCAACAACCAGCTCGGCGGGCGGGGGCGGGTCCAGCAAGCGCAGGGCTATAACCTCATCGTCTACGACCTGGGCAACTCCGGCCCGACCGGATGGCTCATGCCCGATGGCAGCGACTTGGATGCGCAGAAGGTGGACCAGGCGGGCTGGTTCCGCAGCTGGCTGAACCAGGTCCCCGCCAGCACCGCCGGCTTCGGCACCCTCTGGGTGCTGGGCGCGAACGCCCTGGAGGAGCGGCCGACCGCCCCGCTCTACGCCACCGACATGGCGGTGGTCATGAACGCCACGGCGCAGAACGCCGATCCCTACCCGCTGGTACGGGGGCAGGCGTCCTTCACCAACTCCGAGGGTTGCGTCACGGCTTTCACCGGCGACGAGTGGCGCCTCGATGGCGGCTGCCCGGTCTCCCGCGACTACGACGCGCTGGGCGTGTCGGGCACCGGTGTGGTGACGCACTCCTACCGCGATCCGCGCACGGGGCAGGCGGTCAATGCAGGCGCCATCGTCATGCGCGCCAATGCGGCCCAATCGTGGAACACGATCCTGCAATCCCATCCGTGGTTCGATTTCGCGCGTAAACCCGGCAATCCGCCCACGGGAACGTCGCCCGAGCAGGTGCTGCTGCAGAAGGTCCTCAACTGCGCCCTGCCGCCGGCGTGCCTGCAGTCGCCGAGCACGACCGATGTGCCCGGGTCGGACGAGATCGCCGTGCCGCGGCAGACGGCGCTGCACCAGAACGTGCCGAACCCGTTCAACCCCACCACCACGATCCGGTTCGATCTGGCCGCCGACGGCCCGGTGGCGCTGCGCATCTACGACGTCGCCGGCCGCCTGGTGCGCACCCTGATCAACGGGCCCGGGAAGGCCGGGGGCAATCAGGCGGTCACCTGGGACGGCCTGAACGAGAGCGGCGAACGGGTCTCGAGCGGCATCTACTTCTA